ACTCTTCTTTACTTGCCGTGTCTATATACTATTGCCCAAACGATGGATTTTGAGACATACGATCCTCCTTCTACCCTGGTAGTTCCTGAGCACCAAATTACCAAAGCCAAATACCCTTTCGTTGATGTACACAATCATCAATTTGGAATGAACAATCAGGATCTCTCCCCACTGGTTCAGGATATGGATGACCTCAATATGGCTGTAATGGTTAACCTTAGTGGTCGAGGAAGGGGAAGCGATGAACACTTTAATGGAGTAATGAAAAATGTAAAGGAAAACGCCCCGAATCGTTTCATCATATTTACCAACATATCATTTGATAACATAGATGAACCTAATTGGTCAGAAAACACAGTGAAGCAGCTTGAATCTGATGTAAAAGCTGGAGCCAATGGATTGAAAATTTATAAAAGTCTTGGACTTAGACATACGGATAAAAATGGCAATCGCATTACCGTGGATGATATAAGGCTAGATCCGATTTGGGCAAAATGTGGCGAATTAGGAATTCCGGTATTGATTCATTCCGCCGATCCTAAACCTTTTTGGGACGAGCATGACGAAAACAACGAACGCTGGCTAGAACTTAAAGTAAGACCTAATAGAAAGCGCAACGCAAATGATCCCGCCCCGTGGGAACAAATCATATCAGAACAACATCATGTTTTCGAAAAGCATCCAAATACCAAATTCATTAATGCTCACTTGGGCTGGTACGCCAATGACCTAAAAACGTTCGGTGAGTTGATGGACAAATATCCTAATATGTATTCAGAGATCGGAGCAGTAATTGCAGAACTTGGTAGACAACCCAGGGCGGCAAAAGCTTTTTTAACCAAATACCAAGACAAAGTTATGTTTGGCAAAGATTCATACAACAAAGAGCAATACTACACTTACTTCCGTGTACTTGAAACTGCCGACGAGTATTTCCCATACTATAAAAAATACCATGCCTTTTGGAAAATGTATGGCTTGGATTTGAGCGATGAGGTATTGAAAAAGCTCTACTATAAAAATGCATTGAAGGTTATTCCTAATATAGATGCTTCTCTATTTCCAGAGTAATATTAACTTGCCACCTATTAGCTAATCCAATACACTAATTTTATAAATGAAACCCACTTTACTCATTCTTGCTGCCGGCCGTGGCAGTCGATTTGGCGGAGCCAAACAAGTAGCCCCAATGGGCCCTCACGGAGAAACTATTATGGAATATAGTATCTACGATGCATTGAACAATGGATTCGAAAAGGTAGTCCTTGTGATCAATAAAGATGTGGAACAAGATACTTTCGACCTTGTCAATAAAATGACAGGAGCCAAAGATAAAATTTCTTACGCCTATCAGGATTTATATACAGAAATGATCCATCCTGAGATTCAGAAGCAAAGACTTAAACCTTGGGGCACTGCTCATGCTATAATGAGCGCCTGTGATTTAATTGATGGGAGCTTTGCTATGATTAATGCGGACGATTACTACGGAAAAGACGCCTTCCAAACAATGGCGACCTACCTTCAGTCTCACACAGCTCCAAACAATTACAGCATGGTAGGCTACGATCTAAAAAATACATTATCAGCCAATGGCACAGTTTCCAGAGGCATATCTATTAGCGACAAAAATGGTTTCCTTGCTTCCATAAAGGAAACGCATGAAATCCAAGCTGATGGAGATAAAATCATCTCAGAAGGAGGAGTTGAGATTACAGAAGGATTGGCATCAATGAATTTTTGGGGATTTCAAAACAATCTTTTTGAAGAGTTGAAGTTTCAGTTTAAAGACTTTCTAAATTCCGCTAGCGACCTCACTAAGGATGAATATCAAATCCCAACAGTGATTGACCAAATGATAAAAAAAGGAATGATCGAAGTATCAGTGCTTCACTCAGGTGCCAAATGGTTTGGAGTTACTTACAAGGAAGATGCAAAATATGCTGCTGAAACCATTCAAGGCTACGTTGCTGACGGAAAATATCCTAGCCCACTTTGGTAATATAATTGAATAAAATTCATTAGATTTTAGCTTTAAAATACATTTGACAATGGGACTAAATATTGGAGACGATTTACCAGAGGTAACGCTTGCAGATCAAGATGGCGCCTGGTTAAAGCTAAGGGATTATGTGGGTCAACCTGTAGTAGTATTTTTTTACCCTAAAGACAACACTCCGGTGTGTAACATTGAAGCTTGTGAATTCGAAGCTCATTACGGGGAATTGAAAAGTGCCGGTGTTAAAGTATTTGGAATAAGTAAAGACAGCGTATCCTCCCACAAGAAATTCGCCACTCGATTTCATCTGGAATATAGATTACTCAGTGATGTGAATGGAGAAGCCGAAAAGCTCTTTGGTGTAGGAAGAAAATTATTCGGCCTTCTTCAGGACCGAATAACTTTTGTTTTTGACAAAGATGGCAAGCTCATGCATACCATCAAATCTCAGCTTAATGGTCGACGACATGTAGATGAAACCCTATCTGTACTCAACATAGAGACTCAACTAAAATAAATCAGACCTTAAAATCCACCAATTTTAAGCGTTAAGTAATAATTAATCTCGTCAAACTCATCTGACAAGGTATTCACCAGTTGTAGATCTTGAGTAAATCTTTTAGAGACTCCTAAGTCCAGTCTGAAGTTGTGAGCAATATTTATTTCAAGGTTAGCTCCTGGCTCGATATACCAAAAGACATCTTCATCTACCAGGTTATCTCTATTGTCCCAGAAGTCTTCATTATCGGGATCTTCATACCCAAGCCAACCCGCTCCGGCTGATACCGGAAATGTGATATGTACGACTTCATTCGAAAAGAAAATTGGCTCAAGCATCAAGCCTCCATACCCCCCTTGTAAACGAACTTCATTTGTAGCGTCATCTGGGTCAATATTTTGATACTTAGTAGTTGGAATAATTCCGTAGCCATCAATCCCAATAGCCAGAGTTCTATTGACTATCCAGGCACCTCGAATTCCAGCCATCACAAGTGTTTTATCTTTAAAATTTGAAGTCTTAAAACTCACTGCACCATAACCACCACTGTGATGCATCTTACCAGTAAGGGTTTTGATTTGATTTTTGTTTTTCTTAGGTTCTTCTTCTCTTTGATAGGGCTCAGTGGCTTGATAGTATTTAATGACCACAGGCTGAGTTGTTACTGTGTCTACTCTTATAGGTAATTCCTCGTTAGGGTTATCCTCAACTATCGGAGTTTTCACTTCCTCTTTGTCATCTCCAAAATACTGAAGCTTTGGCTTCTCATTGATCGTATCCGATTTTTGAGAAATAATGGTCTGACCAAAAGTCGAAACAGAAAGCAGCAGAAGTCCGAGTAATATTTGAGTCTTTTTCATTATTTGATTAAAATTCCATATATAATTAAGCAAAAGACAGCCTTGAAAATAATAGGTTTCCAATTCTTTGAAAAATAATTGAAGGATGTCTGGCTTTAGGAAAAAATCGTTCTAATTTTGCAGTGGCAAATCAATACGACCAGCTCCTATTGAACTCCCCCAGGGCCGGAAGGCAGCAAGGGTAAATAGTCGTAGCGGTGCGATATGGGTTTGCCATTTTTATTTCCCTCTTTTCTTCTTCAGTCATCTGTTTTTTATCAATTCCAACGTGTCGAAGCTACGCAACAAGCTCCTTATTTTATTAAATCAATGAATCATTAATTCCTTGATTCTTTTCTTTATAATTTTGTCGGACTAGCAATTTCATTCACACTAAAAAAAAGAAAATATGAAATTTTTCATCGACACGGCCAACTTGGACGAAATTCAAGAAGCTTA
The sequence above is drawn from the Reichenbachiella sp. genome and encodes:
- a CDS encoding amidohydrolase family protein, whose product is MRLSVLLFTLLYLPCLYTIAQTMDFETYDPPSTLVVPEHQITKAKYPFVDVHNHQFGMNNQDLSPLVQDMDDLNMAVMVNLSGRGRGSDEHFNGVMKNVKENAPNRFIIFTNISFDNIDEPNWSENTVKQLESDVKAGANGLKIYKSLGLRHTDKNGNRITVDDIRLDPIWAKCGELGIPVLIHSADPKPFWDEHDENNERWLELKVRPNRKRNANDPAPWEQIISEQHHVFEKHPNTKFINAHLGWYANDLKTFGELMDKYPNMYSEIGAVIAELGRQPRAAKAFLTKYQDKVMFGKDSYNKEQYYTYFRVLETADEYFPYYKKYHAFWKMYGLDLSDEVLKKLYYKNALKVIPNIDASLFPE
- a CDS encoding peroxiredoxin; this translates as MGLNIGDDLPEVTLADQDGAWLKLRDYVGQPVVVFFYPKDNTPVCNIEACEFEAHYGELKSAGVKVFGISKDSVSSHKKFATRFHLEYRLLSDVNGEAEKLFGVGRKLFGLLQDRITFVFDKDGKLMHTIKSQLNGRRHVDETLSVLNIETQLK
- a CDS encoding nucleotidyltransferase family protein, translating into MKPTLLILAAGRGSRFGGAKQVAPMGPHGETIMEYSIYDALNNGFEKVVLVINKDVEQDTFDLVNKMTGAKDKISYAYQDLYTEMIHPEIQKQRLKPWGTAHAIMSACDLIDGSFAMINADDYYGKDAFQTMATYLQSHTAPNNYSMVGYDLKNTLSANGTVSRGISISDKNGFLASIKETHEIQADGDKIISEGGVEITEGLASMNFWGFQNNLFEELKFQFKDFLNSASDLTKDEYQIPTVIDQMIKKGMIEVSVLHSGAKWFGVTYKEDAKYAAETIQGYVADGKYPSPLW